The following proteins are co-located in the Pedobacter sp. FW305-3-2-15-E-R2A2 genome:
- a CDS encoding efflux transporter outer membrane subunit produces MIQTYKKQLFTLAIAATVFASCKVTKTYENPSLKTAGLFREQTATDTTTMANTPWKTLFADPLLSGLIQEGLDQNLDLKNALQNIVQAQATLQQSKAAFLPSLTLDANVTRSKQSEAGLNFPPGININTLTNTFKAQLSTSWEADIWGKLSSTKRSALAAYFRTDAAKRAIQTQLIADIANNYYNLLALDRQLEITQETLKSRIAGVETMKTLKEGAVVNGAAVVQSEASRYATEVTIPDLKRTIRETENALNILLSRAPGPINRSKLADQSLSPDVKIGIPTQLLENRPDVQGAEFAFRAAFENTNLARTYFYPSLTITAAGGLSSLDIKDFFSKSIFYNLVGGLTQPIFNKGLNKQRLVTAKSAQEQALNTFQKTLLMAGQEVSNALYTYQTAVEKEEARAKQIAALEKSVNYTQELLRYSSATNYTDVLTSEQSLLAAQLSGVNDKLQKLQSVVNLYRALGGGWK; encoded by the coding sequence ATGATTCAGACATATAAAAAACAGCTTTTCACCCTGGCAATTGCAGCTACAGTATTTGCATCCTGCAAGGTGACCAAGACTTACGAGAACCCCTCGCTGAAAACAGCCGGGTTGTTCCGTGAGCAGACAGCTACAGATACTACTACCATGGCGAATACGCCATGGAAAACCCTTTTTGCCGATCCTTTACTATCAGGATTGATTCAGGAAGGTCTTGACCAGAACCTGGATTTGAAAAATGCCTTACAAAATATTGTACAGGCACAGGCGACCTTACAACAAAGTAAGGCTGCTTTTCTTCCATCTCTAACATTGGATGCCAATGTAACCAGGTCAAAGCAATCTGAGGCAGGTTTAAACTTTCCTCCGGGAATTAACATCAATACCCTGACCAATACGTTTAAAGCACAGCTGAGTACCAGCTGGGAAGCGGACATCTGGGGCAAGCTGAGCAGTACTAAAAGATCTGCTTTGGCCGCTTATTTCAGAACGGATGCTGCCAAAAGGGCAATTCAGACACAATTGATCGCCGACATTGCCAACAATTATTATAACCTGCTTGCTTTAGACAGACAGCTGGAAATTACTCAGGAGACTTTAAAAAGCAGGATTGCCGGTGTAGAAACCATGAAAACCCTGAAAGAAGGTGCCGTAGTAAATGGCGCTGCAGTGGTTCAGAGTGAAGCCAGTCGGTATGCAACAGAAGTAACCATTCCTGATTTAAAAAGAACGATCAGAGAAACGGAAAACGCACTTAACATTTTATTATCAAGAGCACCGGGTCCGATTAACCGCAGCAAGCTGGCGGATCAAAGCCTGAGCCCTGATGTTAAAATTGGTATTCCTACGCAATTGCTGGAAAACAGACCTGATGTTCAGGGTGCCGAATTTGCTTTCAGAGCGGCATTTGAAAACACGAACCTTGCCCGTACTTACTTCTACCCTTCGCTCACCATCACGGCAGCAGGAGGATTGTCAAGTCTGGACATCAAGGATTTCTTTAGCAAATCAATCTTTTACAACCTGGTTGGTGGTTTAACACAGCCTATCTTTAACAAAGGCTTAAATAAACAAAGACTCGTTACGGCTAAATCTGCACAGGAACAGGCTTTAAATACTTTCCAAAAAACCTTACTGATGGCTGGACAGGAAGTATCCAACGCATTGTATACCTATCAGACTGCTGTTGAAAAGGAAGAAGCGAGGGCAAAGCAAATTGCAGCATTAGAAAAATCAGTAAATTATACTCAGGAATTACTGAGGTATAGCTCTGCTACAAACTATACTGATGTATTGACTTCAGAACAAAGCCTTTTAGCCGCTCAATTGAGTGGAGTGAATGACAAACTACAAAAATTACAATCTGTAGTGAATCTTTACAGAGCATTAGGCGGAGGCTGGAAATAG
- a CDS encoding efflux RND transporter periplasmic adaptor subunit, whose product MKHSIQSLLLLPAVLILSSCGGGAPQKGGAPGDQVKEFKVLELQPRVAVLNTDYPASVQGQENIEIRPRVDGYVEKIYVDEGSVVKKGQLLFKINAPQYEQEVRTATASIKSAEAEVSSANMAVNKVKPLVEKDIVSKYELESAQYTYQAKVAALAQAKAALSNARTNLGYTSVTSPVNGVVGAIPFRLGSLVSGNNAEPLTTVSSIGNVYAYFAFNEKLLLNFSKEGEGSNLAQKLAKLPPVSLLLSDGTLYELKGRIQTITGQINTATGSANVRATFPNPKGLIRSGASATVRIPNEIKEGLLIPQSATYELQDKRFAVVVDKDGKTKGVAITVLQNTAGNFFVIQDGLKAGDRIVLEGVATLKDGTPIKATAASAETVYADLK is encoded by the coding sequence ATGAAACATTCCATTCAATCACTATTATTACTTCCAGCAGTACTGATCCTTAGTTCCTGCGGAGGTGGTGCCCCTCAAAAAGGCGGCGCACCTGGCGATCAGGTCAAAGAATTTAAAGTATTAGAACTTCAGCCCCGCGTAGCGGTATTGAATACAGATTATCCAGCCAGCGTTCAGGGACAGGAAAACATAGAAATCAGACCTAGAGTAGATGGGTATGTAGAGAAGATTTATGTCGATGAAGGTTCTGTAGTCAAGAAAGGACAACTGCTCTTTAAAATCAACGCTCCTCAATATGAGCAGGAAGTACGCACCGCTACTGCAAGCATTAAAAGTGCAGAGGCAGAAGTAAGTTCCGCGAATATGGCGGTAAATAAAGTAAAACCGCTGGTAGAGAAAGATATCGTTAGCAAATACGAGCTGGAATCTGCTCAATATACCTATCAGGCAAAAGTCGCTGCATTGGCACAAGCTAAAGCGGCCCTTTCCAATGCCAGAACAAATCTTGGTTATACTTCGGTAACGAGTCCGGTAAACGGAGTTGTTGGTGCAATTCCTTTCCGTTTGGGAAGTTTGGTGAGCGGTAATAATGCAGAGCCTTTAACGACCGTATCCAGCATTGGGAATGTATATGCTTACTTCGCATTTAATGAAAAACTATTGTTAAACTTCTCCAAAGAAGGCGAAGGTAGCAACCTGGCGCAGAAGCTGGCAAAGTTACCACCGGTTTCTTTGTTACTTTCTGACGGTACTTTATATGAGCTGAAAGGACGCATTCAGACCATCACCGGACAAATCAATACGGCAACAGGATCTGCAAATGTACGTGCGACTTTCCCCAACCCTAAAGGACTCATCCGCAGTGGGGCAAGTGCAACCGTAAGGATTCCTAATGAAATCAAAGAAGGTTTACTTATCCCTCAGAGTGCGACTTACGAATTACAGGACAAACGTTTTGCAGTGGTAGTAGACAAAGATGGTAAAACCAAAGGTGTGGCCATTACTGTATTACAAAACACTGCCGGTAACTTCTTTGTCATCCAGGATGGATTAAAAGCTGGCGACAGGATTGTCCTGGAAGGAGTAGCTACACTTAAAGATGGCACACCAATCAAAGCAACTGCGGCAAGCGCAGAAACTGTTTACGCAGACCTAAAATAA
- a CDS encoding efflux RND transporter permease subunit: MFKQFIQRPVLSTVISVIIVILGLLGLLALPISQYPDIAPPTVQVSASYTGANADVVLKSVIIPLEEQINGVENMTYMTSTATNEGSASINIFFKVGTDPDLAAVNVQNRVSRATSLLPQEVTQAGVTVTKSQSSNLLIVSLNSDNKAYDQTFLQNYIKINLVPQIQRVTGVGNVNVFGSKDYSMRIWLKPDVMAQYSLIPADISAALAEQNIEAAPGKFGENGNESFQYVIKFKGRLTKASEFENIIVKSAGNGQLLRLKDVARVELGSLTYSSNIVTNGLPSVAFAVSQTPGSNARDVINQSKKILDAAAKDFPKGIKHIYLVDVNENLDASIEKVIHTLVEAFILVFIVVFIFLQDFRSTLIPAISVPVAIVGTFFFLNLFGFTINLLTLFALVLAIGIVVDDAIVVVEAVHAKLDQGYKSARKATVDAMGEISGAIISITLVMAAVFIPVTFITGSTGVFYKQFGLTLAVAIILSAINALTLSPALCAILLKPHADDHKHSSFIQRFYTAFNVAFDNVTSKYKRSIQFFSVKKWMIIASIAFFGIALGYMMKTTPSSFVPSEDQGTIFANISLPPSASMERSEVVTKYVDSLANSIPEVKNTLRIVGQNFTAGQGSAYSMVILKLKTWSERDRSVDQVIGELFGKTAGIRDAKIFFIAPPTIQGFGQSGGFEFQLQDKGGHSIQELFKVNTDFLAALSKRPEIQYAQTSFNPNFPQYMLDINLEKCKEAGITVNSVLNTLQGYYGGLYASNFNQFGKQYRVMIQADANYRKNPEGLNKIFVRNSKGAMAPITEFIHLTRVYGPESITRFNLFSSIAITGAPNPGYSSGDAIKAIQEVAAESLPAGYGYDFSGLTREELASGSQTAFIFILCLVFVYFLLSAQYESYILPFAVLLSVPFGLAGAYIFSIVFGLNNSIYLQISLIMLIGLLAKNGILIVEFALERRRHGLPIVQSAVEGAVARLRPILMTSFAFIFGLAPLMIATGAGAVGNKSIGTGAVGGMLIGTILGVFVIPVLFIIFQTLQEKVSGPPHLKKHDDDDPNPIDPALAKKLPVI; this comes from the coding sequence ATGTTTAAGCAATTTATACAGCGCCCAGTGCTGTCGACCGTGATCTCCGTGATCATCGTCATACTGGGACTTTTAGGGTTACTTGCGTTGCCCATTTCACAATATCCTGATATTGCGCCTCCTACGGTTCAGGTTTCTGCTTCCTATACCGGAGCGAATGCAGACGTAGTACTAAAAAGTGTGATTATCCCACTCGAAGAGCAGATCAACGGGGTAGAGAACATGACCTACATGACCTCTACCGCTACAAATGAAGGATCAGCCAGTATCAATATCTTTTTCAAGGTCGGTACTGATCCCGATTTAGCTGCAGTAAACGTACAGAACAGAGTTTCCAGAGCAACAAGTTTACTGCCCCAGGAAGTTACACAGGCCGGGGTTACGGTAACGAAAAGTCAGAGTAGCAATCTTTTGATTGTTTCCTTAAACAGTGACAACAAAGCTTACGACCAGACATTTCTTCAGAATTATATAAAAATCAACCTTGTACCTCAAATTCAAAGGGTAACGGGTGTTGGTAACGTCAACGTTTTTGGTTCAAAAGATTACTCCATGAGGATCTGGTTGAAGCCAGATGTGATGGCACAATACAGCCTGATCCCTGCTGATATTTCTGCCGCATTAGCGGAACAGAACATTGAAGCTGCACCGGGTAAATTCGGAGAGAACGGAAACGAATCTTTTCAATATGTAATTAAGTTTAAAGGAAGGCTGACAAAAGCCAGTGAGTTTGAAAATATCATCGTTAAATCTGCCGGAAACGGGCAATTGTTGAGACTTAAAGATGTTGCCCGTGTAGAGCTGGGTTCATTGACGTATTCATCCAACATTGTAACCAACGGCTTGCCATCAGTAGCCTTCGCGGTGAGTCAGACTCCCGGATCAAATGCAAGGGATGTTATCAATCAGTCTAAAAAGATCCTTGATGCTGCGGCCAAAGATTTCCCTAAAGGAATCAAGCACATTTACCTGGTGGATGTGAACGAGAACTTAGATGCTTCTATTGAAAAGGTAATTCATACCCTTGTAGAGGCCTTTATTTTGGTATTTATCGTAGTATTTATCTTCCTTCAGGATTTCCGTTCTACTTTAATCCCGGCCATTTCAGTTCCGGTGGCGATTGTAGGTACGTTCTTCTTCCTGAATTTATTTGGGTTTACCATCAACTTACTGACACTGTTTGCACTCGTCCTCGCGATTGGTATCGTAGTGGATGATGCGATTGTGGTCGTCGAGGCTGTCCATGCCAAGTTAGACCAAGGCTATAAATCGGCCAGAAAAGCAACGGTGGATGCTATGGGAGAGATCTCTGGTGCGATTATTTCCATTACCCTGGTGATGGCAGCGGTATTTATTCCGGTAACTTTTATCACCGGATCAACCGGGGTATTCTATAAGCAATTCGGACTTACCCTTGCTGTTGCGATTATTTTATCTGCAATCAATGCCTTGACTTTAAGTCCGGCCTTATGTGCGATTTTGTTAAAGCCACATGCAGATGACCACAAACACAGCAGCTTTATCCAACGCTTCTACACCGCTTTTAACGTGGCATTTGACAATGTAACCAGCAAATACAAACGTTCCATTCAGTTCTTTTCTGTAAAGAAATGGATGATCATTGCCTCAATTGCGTTTTTTGGAATTGCATTGGGTTATATGATGAAAACTACGCCTTCCTCTTTCGTTCCTTCGGAAGATCAGGGAACTATTTTCGCCAACATCAGCTTACCTCCATCCGCATCGATGGAAAGATCTGAAGTCGTGACCAAATATGTAGATAGTCTTGCCAACTCTATTCCTGAGGTTAAAAACACCTTAAGAATTGTAGGTCAGAACTTTACTGCTGGTCAGGGTAGTGCCTATAGTATGGTAATTTTGAAATTAAAAACCTGGTCAGAACGCGACCGGAGTGTGGATCAGGTGATCGGGGAGCTTTTTGGCAAAACCGCAGGCATCAGAGACGCGAAAATCTTCTTTATCGCTCCCCCTACTATTCAGGGTTTCGGACAGAGTGGAGGATTTGAGTTCCAGCTTCAGGATAAAGGCGGGCATAGCATTCAGGAATTATTTAAAGTAAATACCGACTTCCTTGCCGCGTTATCAAAACGTCCGGAGATTCAATATGCCCAGACTTCTTTCAATCCTAATTTCCCGCAATACATGCTGGACATTAACCTGGAAAAATGTAAAGAAGCAGGGATTACCGTAAACTCTGTATTGAATACTTTACAAGGTTATTACGGCGGATTATATGCTTCAAACTTTAACCAGTTTGGAAAGCAATACCGTGTGATGATCCAGGCAGATGCCAATTATCGTAAAAATCCAGAGGGATTAAATAAGATCTTTGTCAGGAATAGTAAAGGTGCAATGGCGCCGATTACCGAGTTTATCCACTTAACAAGGGTGTATGGTCCGGAGTCGATCACCAGGTTTAACCTTTTCAGTTCCATCGCGATCACAGGAGCACCAAATCCAGGTTACAGTTCAGGAGATGCCATCAAAGCGATCCAGGAAGTTGCAGCGGAGTCTTTACCTGCGGGTTATGGCTATGACTTTTCTGGTCTGACCAGGGAAGAGCTTGCTTCGGGTAGTCAGACGGCATTTATCTTTATCTTGTGTCTGGTATTCGTTTACTTCCTGTTAAGTGCGCAATATGAGAGTTATATCCTGCCATTTGCCGTCTTGCTTTCTGTGCCATTCGGTTTAGCAGGTGCGTATATTTTCTCGATCGTATTTGGTTTGAACAACAGTATTTACCTGCAGATCTCCCTCATCATGCTGATTGGTCTATTGGCCAAGAACGGGATTTTGATTGTGGAATTTGCGTTAGAGCGAAGACGTCACGGTTTACCGATTGTACAATCTGCAGTAGAAGGAGCCGTTGCCCGTTTGAGACCGATTCTAATGACTTCCTTCGCCTTCATCTTCGGATTGGCCCCATTGATGATCGCTACCGGAGCAGGTGCCGTAGGTAATAAATCTATTGGTACAGGTGCCGTGGGCGGGATGCTCATCGGAACAATCCTAGGGGTATTCGTGATCCCTGTATTGTTCATTATCTTCCAGACTTTACAGGAAAAAGTGAGTGGTCCTCCGCATTTGAAAAAGCACGATGACGATGATCCAAATCCAATCGATCCGGCTTTAGCGAAAAAGCTCCCAGTGATTTAA
- a CDS encoding RNA polymerase sigma factor RpoD/SigA has protein sequence MRQLKIAQSITNRDTDSIDKYLTDIGRIDLLSIDEELSLAKRIKKGDTVALDKLVKTNLRFVVSVAKKYQNRGLQLADLISEGNLGLIKAAHRFDDTKGFKFISFAVWWIRQSIMQALADQKRMIRLPGNQVLGIIKINKAADLLEQKLERLPTYEELSVATELSQEKVADYLSSAPLSYSLDMTTNEESGFTLMDTLANDNVPNTDALMMTESLSEDLNRTLGVLPEREKWIITLFFGLDNHTALTLDDMVEVFNLSKERIRQLKDRALKTLRQNCRTPYLAEYF, from the coding sequence ATGAGACAATTAAAGATCGCGCAATCCATTACCAACAGAGATACCGATTCCATTGATAAATACCTGACAGATATTGGAAGAATAGACCTCCTGAGCATTGATGAGGAGTTGAGTCTGGCTAAAAGGATAAAAAAAGGAGATACTGTGGCATTGGATAAATTGGTGAAAACCAATTTACGTTTCGTAGTTTCAGTCGCAAAAAAATATCAGAACAGAGGTTTGCAGTTGGCGGACCTCATCAGCGAAGGAAACCTCGGGCTCATTAAAGCAGCACACCGTTTTGACGATACCAAAGGTTTCAAGTTCATCTCATTTGCCGTTTGGTGGATCCGCCAAAGCATTATGCAGGCCCTTGCCGATCAGAAAAGAATGATCAGGCTTCCTGGAAATCAGGTGTTGGGAATCATTAAAATTAATAAAGCCGCGGACCTGTTAGAGCAAAAGCTCGAAAGGTTGCCTACTTATGAGGAGCTTTCTGTGGCCACTGAGCTTTCTCAGGAAAAAGTAGCAGATTATTTGTCCAGCGCGCCATTGTCTTACTCTCTGGATATGACCACCAATGAAGAAAGTGGCTTTACCCTGATGGATACCCTGGCTAACGACAATGTACCTAATACCGATGCCTTAATGATGACGGAATCATTGAGCGAAGACCTCAACCGGACATTGGGGGTATTACCGGAACGGGAAAAATGGATCATCACCCTCTTCTTTGGCCTGGATAACCATACTGCATTGACATTGGATGATATGGTGGAAGTATTCAATTTAAGCAAGGAAAGAATCCGACAATTAAAAGACAGGGCTTTGAAAACCCTAAGACAGAATTGCAGAACTCCTTACCTGGCAGAATATTTCTAA
- a CDS encoding TetR/AcrR family transcriptional regulator translates to MSTRDTGTEQLIKDTAKHLFFAEGKLHATTQEIADAAGVNRTLVNYYFRSRDILFDQVLDEAQEGFSSTLDAVFKSSMPFREKIRNLIHVFINETTKYPYRQLFIITEMNRDNVINAKRSKAKEVKLFLAEIQAEMDQGNVRKMEPKQFIMNLFSLMAHPLLTAPLNQALFGMNDDEYAKLMEERKELIFETIFR, encoded by the coding sequence ATGTCTACCCGAGATACAGGTACAGAACAATTAATTAAAGATACAGCCAAACATCTATTTTTTGCTGAGGGCAAATTACACGCCACCACACAAGAAATTGCAGATGCAGCTGGAGTAAATCGTACGCTGGTGAACTACTATTTCCGTTCCCGAGACATTCTTTTCGACCAGGTTTTAGATGAGGCGCAGGAAGGCTTCTCCAGTACATTGGATGCGGTATTCAAATCCAGCATGCCTTTCAGGGAAAAAATCAGGAATCTGATTCATGTATTTATTAATGAAACAACGAAATACCCTTATCGTCAGCTCTTCATTATCACAGAAATGAACAGAGATAACGTGATTAATGCCAAGAGATCCAAGGCAAAAGAAGTGAAGCTATTTCTAGCTGAAATACAAGCGGAAATGGACCAGGGAAACGTCCGGAAAATGGAACCTAAGCAGTTCATTATGAACCTTTTTTCCCTGATGGCGCATCCCCTGCTTACTGCTCCCTTGAATCAAGCTCTTTTTGGCATGAATGATGACGAATACGCAAAACTAATGGAAGAAAGAAAAGAATTAATTTTTGAAACCATTTTCCGATAA
- a CDS encoding DUF1080 domain-containing protein → MKTTPVALLLCYILLCGCGSTKKQADQYQSDKGKWISLFNKKDIKDWFVKIHHHGIDENFGNTFRVEDGMVKVRYDQYGDFNDQFGHLYYKVPYSYYHLVVEYRFVGELQKGAPSYTLRNSGVMFHSQDPRTMLKEQDWPISVEMQFLGGLGDGKPRPTGNMCSPGTNVVYQGKLAAAHCLNSNSKTYDGDQWVRAELIVLGDSLITHIINGDTVLQYSKPQIGGGVANGYDPKMKIDGKLLSSGYIALQSEGQPIDFRKVELKDLSALKEKAKRR, encoded by the coding sequence ATGAAAACAACCCCGGTAGCGCTTCTTCTCTGCTACATCCTGCTTTGCGGCTGCGGCAGCACAAAAAAACAAGCTGATCAATATCAATCTGATAAAGGCAAATGGATTTCTCTTTTCAACAAAAAAGACATTAAAGATTGGTTTGTAAAAATCCATCACCATGGAATAGATGAAAATTTTGGCAATACTTTTCGCGTAGAAGATGGCATGGTGAAAGTACGGTACGATCAGTATGGCGATTTCAACGACCAGTTCGGCCATTTATATTATAAGGTCCCTTACTCCTATTATCACCTTGTGGTGGAATACCGTTTCGTAGGTGAACTTCAAAAAGGGGCGCCCTCTTATACCCTGCGAAATAGCGGTGTGATGTTTCATTCCCAGGACCCGCGGACGATGCTTAAAGAACAAGACTGGCCGATATCTGTGGAGATGCAGTTTCTGGGTGGTTTAGGAGATGGGAAACCGAGACCAACAGGAAATATGTGTTCACCCGGAACAAATGTAGTTTATCAGGGAAAGCTGGCTGCCGCTCATTGTCTTAATTCTAATTCAAAGACTTATGATGGCGATCAATGGGTACGTGCAGAGTTGATCGTTCTTGGCGATTCTCTCATTACCCATATCATTAATGGAGATACGGTATTACAATATTCAAAACCTCAGATTGGAGGAGGAGTGGCAAATGGCTATGATCCAAAAATGAAAATAGATGGCAAGCTACTCAGCAGTGGATATATCGCCCTGCAAAGCGAAGGACAGCCTATAGACTTCCGCAAAGTGGAGCTAAAAGATTTATCGGCACTAAAAGAGAAAGCAAAGCGCAGATAA
- a CDS encoding HAMP domain-containing sensor histidine kinase, which translates to MMKLQLKLALYNTLTKVAIITMMGILILVSINRISVNHIHQRLIQKKNKLITNLSSVKINDLLTQQKTFTDYNLLKEEYIILKEVKNSDTSKLKHYFSQETREIEGSQEEYQILSAEFKYGGRRYLLELGETMSTVGQLEHTISVFTFLILLAAVILTLLTDLAFSKFLLAPFYQIIDQKLNKVNDPISFNYEPVKTTTEDFKILDQSISILMNKIADLFITEKEFIANVSHELLTPISILNTRLENLLNDEKLSPEGENKVFACLKTLNRLKSIINSLLLISKVENNQYQKPDSIAIREVVHDVYEELEHRLMMMDLKFNINLSHDHVFTGNRSLFNTLMMNVVNNAIKYNLPSGSVSIYDAIVDHHYQLIIADTGQGMDLNEVQHAFQRFEKFQSEKEDSHGLGLSIVRSIAAFHGIEIEIESKKGSGTQVIIIFSGKD; encoded by the coding sequence ATGATGAAGCTGCAACTAAAACTGGCCCTATACAATACACTGACCAAAGTTGCAATCATCACGATGATGGGCATATTAATCCTGGTTTCCATCAACAGAATTTCTGTAAATCACATCCACCAGCGACTGATTCAGAAAAAGAACAAACTCATCACCAACCTTTCCAGCGTAAAGATCAACGATTTGTTAACTCAGCAAAAGACCTTTACAGATTACAACCTTCTGAAAGAAGAATACATCATTCTGAAAGAAGTAAAGAACAGCGATACTTCAAAACTGAAACATTATTTCAGTCAGGAGACCAGAGAGATTGAGGGGAGCCAGGAAGAATACCAGATCCTGAGTGCCGAGTTTAAATATGGAGGCAGAAGATATCTGCTGGAGCTGGGAGAAACAATGTCGACCGTAGGCCAGTTAGAACACACCATTTCCGTATTTACCTTTCTCATTCTCCTTGCAGCAGTAATCCTGACCTTACTGACAGATCTTGCTTTCAGTAAATTTTTACTCGCCCCTTTTTATCAGATCATTGATCAGAAACTCAATAAGGTGAACGATCCGATCAGCTTCAATTATGAGCCTGTAAAAACGACAACTGAAGATTTTAAGATCTTAGACCAGAGCATTAGTATCCTGATGAATAAAATCGCCGACCTGTTCATCACCGAGAAAGAATTCATTGCCAATGTTTCCCATGAGCTGCTCACCCCCATCTCTATTTTGAATACCCGTCTGGAAAATCTACTGAATGATGAAAAATTAAGCCCCGAAGGAGAAAACAAGGTCTTTGCCTGTTTAAAAACCTTAAACAGACTCAAGTCGATCATTAATAGCTTGCTGCTCATCTCAAAAGTAGAAAACAATCAATATCAAAAACCAGACAGCATTGCAATCAGAGAAGTGGTTCATGATGTGTATGAAGAGCTGGAACACCGGCTGATGATGATGGACCTTAAATTTAACATTAACCTAAGTCATGATCATGTGTTTACAGGCAACCGGTCTTTATTCAATACCTTAATGATGAATGTGGTGAATAATGCCATTAAGTACAACCTTCCTTCCGGAAGTGTTTCCATTTACGATGCTATTGTTGACCACCATTATCAGCTCATCATTGCAGATACCGGACAGGGAATGGACCTCAATGAGGTTCAGCATGCTTTCCAGCGATTCGAAAAGTTCCAATCGGAAAAGGAAGACAGTCACGGGCTGGGGCTTTCTATTGTCCGCAGTATTGCTGCTTTCCACGGAATTGAGATCGAAATTGAGTCGAAAAAAGGGAGTGGGACACAGGTCATTATTATTTTTTCTGGAAAAGATTAG
- a CDS encoding response regulator transcription factor, whose amino-acid sequence MNILIVEDERNLGLEIAEFLGKEGYTIEHAWKKSSAEEKIFVNTYDFILLDLGLPGGDGFELLHQLKQLKDREDAVIILTARGDVEDRIKGLEAGADDYLPKPFSLTELLARMHAIIRRKHKLEMNEVNIHNFILDIKNHKVSFDGQKISLTGKEFEIFNYLVLNKDRVISRINLTEHVWGDILEINSDSNFVDVHVKNLRKKLSGHAPIEWFETVRSIGYRINSGK is encoded by the coding sequence ATGAATATTCTGATCGTTGAAGATGAAAGAAACTTAGGACTGGAGATTGCCGAGTTCCTTGGTAAAGAAGGCTATACAATAGAACACGCCTGGAAGAAATCCTCAGCCGAAGAGAAAATATTTGTCAATACTTACGACTTTATCCTGCTGGATCTTGGCTTACCCGGAGGAGATGGATTTGAACTGCTCCATCAGCTCAAACAACTTAAAGATCGCGAAGATGCAGTGATTATTCTTACCGCCAGGGGCGATGTAGAAGACCGCATTAAAGGATTGGAAGCCGGCGCTGATGATTACCTGCCCAAGCCTTTTTCTTTAACAGAACTGCTGGCACGCATGCATGCCATCATCCGGCGAAAACATAAACTGGAAATGAATGAAGTAAACATCCACAACTTCATTCTGGACATTAAAAACCATAAGGTGAGTTTTGACGGTCAAAAAATAAGCCTGACTGGTAAAGAATTTGAGATTTTCAATTACCTGGTATTGAATAAAGACCGTGTGATCTCAAGGATCAACCTTACTGAGCATGTTTGGGGTGATATCCTGGAAATCAATTCCGACTCCAATTTTGTAGATGTTCATGTTAAAAACTTACGTAAAAAACTCTCAGGACATGCCCCTATCGAATGGTTTGAAACCGTCAGGAGTATTGGCTACAGAATAAATTCCGGCAAATAA